In one window of Caenimonas aquaedulcis DNA:
- a CDS encoding OmpA family protein, protein MTLNPTSRVLGLALLAVCGGASAQPLDSGWYAGGSAGRSAATIDDTRIRGGLAGQGLGTTSIDDRDRSNGYKLFGGYQFSPYIGVEAGLVDLGRFGYTAQTTPAGSLNGDIRVRGMNLDLVGTLPLFGRLSALGRVGVASLRSSDGFSATGAARVPYANANPSQRSANLKLGAGLSYAVTDALSVRLEGERYRLKDAVGNTGHADLLSVGLVYRFGVRPPPPRMAEAPVVVAAAPPPAAAPMPPPPPPPAPPPAPAAPMRVSLSADSLFDFDKSVVKPEGRAALDKLAADLRGVRYDAIAVTGHTDRFGSHAYNMKLSQRRAEAVADYLVKAGIAAGSISAKGVDGDNPVTQPGACKGNKPTPAVVACLQPDRRVDVEVTGSR, encoded by the coding sequence ATGACACTGAATCCCACTTCACGCGTGCTGGGCCTGGCGCTCCTCGCGGTTTGCGGCGGCGCCTCGGCGCAGCCCCTGGACAGCGGCTGGTACGCCGGCGGCAGCGCCGGGCGCTCCGCCGCGACCATCGACGACACGCGCATCCGCGGCGGCCTCGCGGGGCAGGGCCTCGGCACCACGTCCATCGACGATCGCGACCGCTCCAACGGCTACAAACTTTTCGGCGGCTACCAGTTCTCGCCCTATATCGGCGTGGAAGCGGGGCTGGTCGACCTCGGCCGCTTCGGCTACACGGCGCAAACGACGCCCGCGGGCAGCCTGAACGGCGACATCCGCGTGCGCGGCATGAACCTCGACCTGGTCGGGACACTGCCCCTGTTCGGCAGGCTGTCGGCCCTCGGCCGCGTCGGCGTCGCCTCGCTTCGCAGCAGCGACGGCTTCAGCGCGACGGGCGCGGCCCGCGTGCCTTACGCCAATGCGAACCCCAGTCAGCGCAGCGCCAACCTCAAGCTCGGCGCGGGCCTCTCCTATGCCGTCACGGACGCGCTGTCGGTGCGGCTCGAAGGCGAGCGCTACCGCCTGAAGGACGCCGTGGGCAACACGGGCCATGCGGATCTCCTGTCCGTCGGCCTGGTCTACCGCTTCGGCGTGCGACCGCCACCGCCGCGCATGGCGGAAGCGCCAGTCGTCGTCGCGGCGGCACCGCCTCCCGCAGCGGCGCCGATGCCGCCGCCACCGCCACCGCCCGCACCGCCGCCCGCACCCGCGGCGCCGATGCGCGTGTCGCTGTCCGCGGATTCGCTGTTCGACTTCGACAAGTCGGTGGTGAAACCCGAGGGACGCGCTGCGCTCGACAAGCTCGCAGCCGATTTGCGCGGCGTGCGTTACGACGCGATCGCGGTGACGGGCCACACCGACCGCTTCGGCTCGCATGCCTACAACATGAAGTTGTCGCAGCGACGTGCCGAGGCCGTGGCCGACTACCTGGTGAAGGCCGGCATCGCCGCCGGCTCGATCAGCGCGAAGGGCGTCGATGGGGACAACCCCGTGACGCAGCCCGGCGCGTGCAAGGGCAACAAGCCGACGCCTGCCGTGGTGGCGTGCCTGCAGCCGGATCGCCGCGTCGACGTGGAAGTGACCGGCTCGCGCTGA
- a CDS encoding BON domain-containing protein has product MINFTRTSVLVAAVALTTLAGCASTQRHESTGQYIDDTAITTSVKAAIFNDPMLKSAEINVETFKGRVQLSGFVSGRQSIDRAVQVAQGVKGVTSVSNDMKMK; this is encoded by the coding sequence ATGATCAATTTCACCCGCACCTCCGTGCTCGTCGCCGCCGTTGCCCTGACGACCCTGGCCGGCTGCGCATCCACGCAACGCCATGAAAGCACCGGCCAGTACATCGACGACACCGCGATCACCACCTCGGTGAAGGCCGCGATCTTCAACGACCCGATGCTCAAGTCGGCCGAGATCAACGTGGAGACCTTCAAGGGGCGCGTCCAGCTGAGCGGCTTCGTGAGCGGCCGCCAGAGCATCGACCGCGCCGTGCAAGTGGCGCAGGGCGTCAAGGGCGTGACCTCCGTGTCCAACGACATGAAGATGAAGTGA
- a CDS encoding phosphoglycolate phosphatase, with protein sequence MFFLSPPLSRLQAVIIDLDGTLVDTLGDFAVSLNRMLGDLSLPPIEPAAIEAMVGKGSEHLIQSVLAHVGAPPTAFDAAWSSYQRHYLAINGEFASVYPGAIEGLRELRESGLRLACLTNKPTNFALPLLERKGLSEFFQCVFGGDAFERKKPDPMPLVKTCEALGTPPSHTLMIGDSSNDAQAARAAGCPVILMTYGYNHGEPVRNVDADGFADSLFEAAQSLRPGGPAARP encoded by the coding sequence ATGTTTTTTTTGTCCCCACCTCTTTCACGGCTCCAGGCCGTCATCATCGATCTCGACGGCACTCTGGTCGACACGCTCGGCGACTTCGCCGTGTCCCTCAACCGGATGCTGGGCGATCTCTCATTGCCCCCTATCGAGCCTGCGGCGATCGAAGCGATGGTCGGCAAGGGCTCGGAGCACCTGATCCAATCCGTCCTCGCGCACGTGGGCGCGCCGCCCACGGCTTTCGATGCCGCGTGGTCGTCCTACCAGCGGCACTACCTCGCCATCAACGGTGAATTCGCGAGCGTCTATCCGGGCGCGATCGAAGGACTGCGCGAGCTGCGGGAGTCAGGCCTGCGCCTGGCGTGTCTCACGAACAAGCCGACCAATTTCGCGCTTCCCCTGCTGGAGCGCAAGGGCTTGAGCGAATTCTTCCAGTGCGTGTTCGGCGGCGACGCCTTCGAGCGCAAGAAGCCCGACCCGATGCCGCTCGTGAAGACGTGCGAGGCGCTGGGGACGCCGCCTTCGCACACACTGATGATCGGCGACTCCAGCAACGACGCGCAGGCCGCGCGCGCCGCGGGGTGCCCGGTCATCCTCATGACCTACGGGTACAACCACGGCGAGCCGGTGCGCAATGTGGATGCGGACGGTTTCGCGGATTCGCTGTTCGAAGCCGCGCAGTCGCTCAGGCCGGGCGGCCCAGCAGCGCGTCCTTGA
- a CDS encoding chalcone isomerase family protein has product MKWLKQGITMWVMLAAAASACAEVTVSGVKYEDATDVKGAKVQLNGAGVRYKAIFKVYAMGLYLPKKAATTEEVLAMPGAKRIDITMLRDIDSGELGKLFSRGMEDNMDKKEFSKLVPGVMRMSQLFSECKLLKSGESFKIDWVPGTGMLIHINSTKCFKDLEPFKEQEFFNALVRIWLGPSPADWKLKDALLGRPA; this is encoded by the coding sequence ATGAAGTGGTTGAAGCAAGGCATCACGATGTGGGTGATGCTGGCGGCGGCGGCATCCGCCTGCGCGGAGGTGACGGTATCAGGCGTGAAATACGAGGACGCCACCGACGTGAAGGGCGCGAAGGTGCAGCTCAACGGCGCGGGCGTGCGCTACAAGGCCATCTTCAAGGTGTACGCCATGGGCCTGTACCTGCCGAAGAAGGCCGCCACGACCGAGGAAGTGCTGGCGATGCCCGGCGCCAAGCGCATCGACATCACGATGCTGCGCGACATCGACTCGGGCGAGCTCGGCAAGCTGTTCTCGCGCGGCATGGAGGACAACATGGACAAGAAGGAATTCTCCAAGCTGGTCCCGGGCGTGATGCGCATGAGCCAGCTCTTCTCGGAGTGCAAGCTGCTCAAGTCCGGCGAGAGCTTCAAGATCGACTGGGTGCCGGGCACCGGCATGCTGATCCACATCAACAGCACCAAGTGCTTCAAGGACCTCGAGCCCTTCAAGGAGCAGGAGTTCTTCAATGCGCTGGTGCGCATCTGGCTCGGCCCGAGCCCGGCCGACTGGAAGCTCAAGGACGCGCTGCTGGGCCGCCCGGCCTGA
- the trpE gene encoding anthranilate synthase component I → MITELEFKSLGTQGYNRIPLIAEAFADLETPLSLYLKLAHARDGGKYSFLLESVVGGERFGRYSFIGLPARTLLRCTGFGAEAKTEVVTNGVVVETHSGNPLDFIEAYQKRFKVALRPGLPRFCGGLAGYFGYDTVRHIEKKLEKSCPPDTLHCPDILLLQCEELAVIDNLSGKLYLIVYADPGQGEAYANGKKRLRELRDQLKYSVSAPVIRQTEAYPAERDFAKADYLKAVERAKELIAAGDFMQVQVGQRIKKRYTESPLSLYRALRSLNPSPYMYYYHFGDFHVVGASPEILVRQEQTPEGQKVTIRPLAGTRPRGATVEIDKAVEQELIADPKERAEHVMLIDLARNDIGRIAKTGTVKVTEAFAVERYSHVMHIVSNVEGILNDGMTSIDVLKATFPAGTLTGAPKVHAMELIDQLEPTKRGLYGGACGYLSYAGDMDVAIAIRTGIIKDQMLYVQAAAGVVADSVPEMEWKETEAKARALLRASELVEEGLE, encoded by the coding sequence TTGATCACCGAACTTGAATTCAAAAGCCTTGGCACCCAGGGCTACAACCGCATCCCCCTCATCGCCGAGGCATTCGCGGACCTGGAGACGCCGCTCTCGCTGTACCTCAAGCTCGCGCATGCGCGCGACGGCGGCAAATACAGCTTCCTGCTCGAATCCGTCGTCGGCGGCGAGCGCTTCGGGCGCTACAGCTTCATCGGCCTGCCGGCGCGCACGCTCTTGCGCTGCACCGGCTTCGGCGCGGAGGCGAAGACGGAGGTCGTGACGAACGGCGTCGTCGTGGAGACGCACAGCGGCAACCCGCTGGACTTCATCGAGGCTTACCAGAAGCGATTCAAGGTCGCGCTGCGGCCCGGCCTGCCGCGCTTTTGCGGCGGCCTCGCGGGCTACTTCGGCTACGACACGGTGCGGCACATCGAGAAGAAGCTGGAAAAGAGCTGCCCGCCCGACACGCTGCACTGCCCGGACATCCTGCTGCTGCAGTGCGAAGAACTCGCCGTCATCGACAACCTGTCGGGCAAGCTCTACCTGATCGTCTACGCGGACCCGGGGCAGGGCGAGGCTTACGCCAACGGCAAGAAGCGCCTGCGTGAGCTGCGCGACCAGCTGAAGTATTCGGTGAGCGCGCCGGTGATCCGGCAGACGGAGGCGTACCCCGCCGAGCGCGACTTCGCGAAGGCCGACTACCTGAAGGCGGTCGAACGTGCGAAGGAGCTGATCGCCGCGGGCGACTTCATGCAGGTGCAGGTGGGCCAGCGCATCAAGAAGCGCTACACGGAGTCGCCGCTGTCGCTCTATCGCGCGCTGCGTTCTCTCAACCCGAGCCCCTACATGTACTACTACCACTTCGGGGACTTCCACGTGGTGGGCGCGTCGCCGGAGATCCTGGTGCGCCAGGAGCAGACGCCCGAGGGCCAGAAGGTGACGATCCGTCCGCTCGCCGGCACGCGGCCGCGCGGCGCGACGGTGGAGATCGACAAGGCGGTCGAGCAGGAACTCATCGCCGACCCGAAGGAGCGCGCGGAACATGTGATGCTGATCGACCTCGCGCGCAACGACATCGGCCGCATCGCGAAGACGGGCACGGTGAAGGTGACGGAAGCTTTCGCGGTGGAGCGCTACAGCCACGTGATGCACATCGTGAGCAACGTCGAGGGCATCCTGAACGACGGGATGACCAGCATCGATGTGTTGAAGGCGACCTTCCCTGCAGGCACCCTGACCGGCGCGCCGAAGGTGCACGCGATGGAGTTGATCGACCAGCTGGAGCCGACGAAGCGAGGCCTGTATGGCGGTGCGTGCGGATACCTGAGCTATGCCGGCGACATGGACGTCGCGATCGCGATCCGCACGGGGATCATCAAGGACCAGATGCTGTATGTGCAGGCGGCCGCGGGCGTGGTCGCGGATTCGGTGCCCGAGATGGAGTGGAAGGAGACGGAGGCGAAGGCGCGTGCCTTGCTGCGTGCTTCGGAGCTGGTCGAGGAGGGGCTGGAATGA
- a CDS encoding GxxExxY protein, which yields MSSPEFLNAEDAEVPQRAQRNSPVENDFSHEIIGAALEVQKALGTGLLESAYSAAFAMELAEREIGFAQEVAIPGFYKNRPLGVAFRADFIVENSVIVEIKAVDMVTELHRAQLLSYLRMANLKLGLLINFHVFPLVKGVHRLANKL from the coding sequence ATGAGCTCGCCTGAATTTTTGAACGCAGAGGACGCAGAGGTTCCGCAGAGGGCGCAGAGGAACAGCCCGGTCGAAAATGATTTTTCGCACGAAATCATCGGGGCTGCCCTGGAGGTCCAGAAAGCCTTGGGTACCGGCTTGCTGGAGAGTGCGTATTCGGCAGCATTTGCCATGGAACTCGCGGAGCGCGAAATCGGCTTCGCGCAAGAGGTCGCCATTCCCGGCTTCTACAAAAACCGGCCATTGGGAGTCGCGTTTCGCGCGGACTTCATCGTCGAAAACTCCGTGATCGTCGAGATCAAGGCAGTAGACATGGTGACGGAATTGCACAGGGCGCAGTTGCTCTCCTATCTGCGCATGGCCAACCTGAAACTGGGCCTGCTCATCAACTTCCACGTGTTCCCGTTGGTCAAGGGCGTCCACAGATTGGCGAACAAGCTATGA
- a CDS encoding aminodeoxychorismate/anthranilate synthase component II produces the protein MKLLMIDNYDSFTYNLVQYFGELGAQVEVFRNDEIAIEGIAQRKPDRLVVSPGPCSPAEAGISVEAIRHFAGKLPILGVCLGHQSIGAAFGGKIVRARQLMHGKTSVIKTTQEGVFRGLPESFTVNRYHSLAIEQESRPDVLAVTATTDDGEIMGVRHRELAIEGVQFHPESILTEHGHAMLKNFMEQRA, from the coding sequence ATGAAGCTCCTCATGATCGACAACTACGACAGCTTCACCTACAACCTCGTGCAATATTTCGGCGAGCTCGGTGCCCAGGTGGAGGTGTTCCGCAACGACGAGATCGCCATCGAAGGCATCGCGCAGCGAAAGCCTGATCGGCTCGTTGTCTCGCCCGGTCCGTGCTCTCCTGCCGAAGCGGGAATCTCCGTGGAAGCCATCCGCCACTTCGCCGGCAAGCTGCCCATCCTGGGCGTGTGCCTCGGACATCAATCCATCGGCGCGGCGTTCGGCGGGAAGATCGTCCGCGCTCGCCAGCTGATGCACGGCAAGACCAGCGTCATCAAGACGACGCAGGAAGGTGTCTTTCGCGGATTGCCCGAGTCCTTTACCGTGAACCGCTATCACTCGCTGGCGATCGAACAGGAAAGCCGTCCCGACGTGCTGGCCGTCACGGCCACCACCGACGACGGCGAGATCATGGGTGTGCGCCACAGGGAACTCGCGATCGAAGGCGTGCAGTTCCACCCCGAATCGATCCTCACAGAGCACGGCCATGCCATGCTGAAGAACTTCATGGAGCAACGGGCATGA
- the ltaE gene encoding low-specificity L-threonine aldolase — MNKPVDLRSDTVTQPTPGMREAMAAARLGDDVFGDDPSVNALQDKIAAMLGFEAALFVPTGTQSNLCAILSHCQRGDEYIVGQMQHCYRWEGGGGAVFGSVQPQPLDHQPDGTLALADIEAAIKPDDPHFARSRMLALENTLGGKLLPMAYVEQATALAKTKGLGRHLDGARLFNAAVAQAAKVGGDALAEARRIAQCFDSVSVCFSKGLGAPAGSALCGSREFIGRARRVRKMAGGAMRQAGFLAAAATYALDHHVERLAQDHALARQLAEGLAGIDGLVVEAPQSNILFVDLTGSARDHADALLKHLAQHGVLATGLYRLRFVTHLDVDADGVDRAIAAIRGFFRA; from the coding sequence ATGAACAAGCCGGTCGACCTGCGCAGCGATACCGTCACCCAGCCGACTCCCGGCATGCGCGAGGCCATGGCCGCCGCGCGGCTGGGCGATGATGTGTTCGGCGACGACCCGAGCGTCAACGCGCTGCAGGACAAGATCGCGGCGATGCTGGGCTTCGAGGCAGCCCTCTTCGTGCCGACCGGGACGCAGAGCAACCTCTGCGCGATCCTTTCGCACTGCCAGCGGGGAGACGAATACATCGTGGGCCAGATGCAGCACTGCTACCGCTGGGAGGGCGGCGGCGGCGCCGTTTTCGGCAGCGTGCAGCCACAGCCGCTCGACCACCAGCCGGACGGTACGCTGGCGCTCGCCGACATCGAGGCCGCGATCAAGCCTGACGATCCGCACTTCGCGCGCAGCCGCATGCTCGCCCTGGAGAACACGCTGGGCGGCAAGCTGCTGCCGATGGCGTATGTGGAACAGGCGACCGCGCTCGCGAAAACCAAAGGGCTGGGGCGGCACCTCGACGGCGCCCGTCTCTTCAATGCGGCGGTTGCCCAGGCGGCGAAGGTGGGCGGGGACGCGCTCGCCGAAGCCCGGCGCATCGCGCAGTGTTTCGACAGCGTGTCGGTGTGCTTCAGCAAGGGCCTGGGCGCGCCCGCTGGCTCGGCGCTGTGCGGGTCGCGCGAATTCATCGGCCGTGCGCGCCGGGTGCGCAAGATGGCGGGCGGCGCGATGCGGCAGGCGGGGTTCCTCGCGGCGGCCGCCACGTATGCGCTGGACCATCATGTCGAACGGCTCGCGCAGGACCACGCGCTCGCCCGGCAACTGGCCGAGGGCCTGGCCGGGATCGACGGTCTCGTGGTGGAGGCGCCTCAAAGCAACATCCTGTTCGTCGACCTTACCGGCTCGGCACGCGATCACGCCGACGCGCTGCTCAAGCACCTGGCCCAGCACGGCGTGCTCGCGACGGGCCTGTACCGGCTTCGCTTCGTGACGCACCTGGATGTCGATGCCGACGGCGTGGACCGCGCGATCGCGGCGATCCGCGGTTTCTTCAGGGCGTGA
- a CDS encoding LysE family translocator — MPDAHHLLLFIAAGWLLNLTPGPDVLYIVTNALRSGARAGLVAGLGITAGCFVHVFAAAIGVSALLATSATAFTVLKYIGAAYLLWIGVKILLAKAPAQEPDVAALAAAGKPRELKSIFAGGFLTNVLNPKVALFFLAFVPQFIAPDADNKALAFVLLGVIFNLNSIPVNSGWALAAAWMARSGSVRRGMHWLDKAAACMFIAFGLKLALTDNPSR; from the coding sequence ATGCCGGATGCGCACCACCTCCTGCTGTTCATCGCGGCCGGCTGGCTGCTGAACCTCACGCCGGGGCCGGACGTGCTCTACATCGTCACGAACGCGTTGCGTTCGGGCGCGCGCGCGGGCCTCGTCGCCGGCCTGGGCATCACGGCGGGCTGTTTCGTGCACGTGTTCGCGGCGGCCATCGGCGTGAGTGCGCTGCTCGCGACATCGGCCACCGCCTTCACCGTGCTGAAGTACATCGGCGCGGCGTACCTGCTGTGGATCGGCGTGAAGATCCTGCTGGCGAAGGCGCCGGCACAGGAGCCCGACGTCGCGGCGCTCGCAGCCGCCGGAAAGCCGCGCGAGCTGAAATCGATTTTTGCCGGTGGCTTCCTCACCAACGTGCTCAACCCGAAGGTGGCGCTGTTCTTCCTGGCCTTCGTGCCGCAGTTCATCGCGCCGGACGCGGACAACAAGGCGCTCGCCTTCGTGCTGCTGGGCGTGATCTTCAACCTCAATTCCATCCCGGTGAATTCCGGCTGGGCGCTGGCCGCCGCGTGGATGGCGCGCAGCGGCTCCGTCCGCAGAGGCATGCACTGGCTGGACAAGGCGGCCGCCTGCATGTTCATCGCTTTCGGACTGAAGCTGGCCCTGACCGACAATCCGTCCCGCTAA
- the trpD gene encoding anthranilate phosphoribosyltransferase translates to MPISPQEALQRTIEHREIFNDEMLHVVRMIMSGELSPVMMAALITGLRVKKETIGEITAAAQVMREFSTKVHVADKTHLVDIVGTGGDGSHTFNISTCSMFVAAAAGAKVSKHGGRSVSSKSGSADVLESLGLNISLSPDAIAKCIEQVGIGFMFAPNHHPAMKNVAPVRKELGVRTIFNILGPLTNPAGAPNILMGVFHPDLVGIQVRALQRLGAEHAVVVYGRDGMDEISLGAATMVGELKNGEIAEYEIHPEDFGLQMASNRALKVDTPEQSRQMLLGVLDNQAGAARDIVILNAGAALYAANVSDSIQSGIAKARAVVESGAARAKLEQFVAVSKSLAG, encoded by the coding sequence ATGCCCATCAGTCCTCAGGAAGCGCTCCAGCGCACCATCGAACACCGCGAGATATTCAACGACGAGATGCTGCACGTGGTGCGCATGATCATGAGCGGCGAGCTGTCGCCGGTGATGATGGCCGCGCTCATCACGGGCCTGCGCGTCAAGAAGGAAACCATCGGCGAGATCACCGCCGCCGCGCAGGTGATGCGCGAGTTCTCGACCAAGGTGCACGTGGCGGACAAGACCCATCTGGTCGACATCGTCGGCACCGGGGGCGACGGATCGCACACGTTCAACATCTCCACCTGCTCGATGTTCGTCGCGGCCGCGGCCGGCGCGAAGGTCAGCAAGCACGGCGGGCGCAGCGTGTCCAGCAAGAGCGGCAGCGCCGACGTGCTGGAGAGCCTGGGCCTGAACATCAGCCTGTCGCCCGACGCCATCGCGAAATGCATCGAGCAGGTCGGCATCGGCTTCATGTTCGCGCCCAACCACCATCCCGCGATGAAGAACGTCGCGCCCGTGCGCAAGGAACTCGGCGTGCGCACGATCTTCAACATCCTGGGGCCACTCACCAACCCGGCGGGCGCGCCGAACATCCTGATGGGCGTGTTCCACCCGGACCTGGTGGGCATCCAGGTGCGAGCCCTGCAGCGACTCGGTGCGGAACACGCGGTCGTCGTCTACGGCCGTGACGGCATGGACGAGATCAGCCTGGGCGCGGCCACGATGGTGGGTGAGCTCAAGAACGGCGAGATCGCGGAGTACGAAATCCACCCGGAAGATTTCGGATTGCAGATGGCGAGCAACCGCGCGCTGAAGGTGGATACACCGGAGCAATCCCGGCAGATGCTGCTCGGCGTGCTGGACAACCAGGCCGGAGCCGCGCGCGACATCGTGATCCTCAACGCGGGCGCCGCGCTGTATGCCGCGAACGTCAGCGATTCCATCCAGTCGGGCATCGCGAAGGCGCGCGCTGTCGTGGAGAGCGGCGCGGCCAGGGCAAAGCTCGAGCAGTTCGTGGCCGTTTCCAAATCCCTCGCAGGCTGA
- the trpC gene encoding indole-3-glycerol phosphate synthase TrpC: protein MEDILEKIVAVKRQEIAAAQRRMPVAAMRADAESRVLTRDFEAALRRKIAAGQSAVIAEVKKASPSKGVLREEFIPADIAQSYALGDGKTSAACLSVLTDRQFFQGQVDYLKQARASCDLPVLRKDFMVDPYQVYESRSMGADCILLIVACLDDARMAEMEAIARSLDMAVLVEVHDRAELQRALKLKTPLIGINNRNLRTFDVSLDTTLGMLGDVPADRLVITESGITTPEDVKKMRDAGVHAFLVGEAFMRAEEPGDALAALFG from the coding sequence ATGGAAGACATTCTCGAAAAGATCGTCGCGGTCAAGCGCCAAGAGATCGCGGCGGCGCAGCGGCGCATGCCGGTCGCCGCGATGCGCGCGGATGCGGAGAGCCGCGTGCTGACGCGCGACTTCGAAGCCGCCTTGCGCCGCAAGATCGCGGCCGGCCAGAGCGCAGTGATCGCGGAAGTGAAGAAGGCGAGCCCGAGCAAGGGCGTGCTGCGTGAAGAATTCATCCCGGCGGATATCGCGCAGAGCTATGCACTGGGAGACGGCAAGACCAGCGCGGCGTGCCTGTCCGTGCTGACCGACAGGCAGTTCTTCCAGGGGCAGGTGGACTACCTCAAGCAGGCGCGCGCGTCCTGCGACCTGCCGGTCCTGCGCAAGGACTTCATGGTGGACCCGTACCAGGTGTACGAGTCGCGCTCCATGGGCGCCGACTGCATCCTCCTCATCGTGGCGTGCCTGGACGACGCGCGCATGGCCGAGATGGAAGCGATCGCGCGCAGCCTGGACATGGCCGTGCTGGTGGAGGTGCACGACAGGGCCGAACTGCAGCGCGCGCTGAAGCTCAAGACGCCGCTGATCGGCATCAACAACCGCAACTTGCGGACCTTCGACGTGTCGTTGGACACGACGCTGGGCATGCTCGGCGATGTGCCGGCGGATCGCCTCGTCATCACCGAATCCGGCATCACGACGCCCGAGGACGTGAAGAAGATGCGTGACGCGGGCGTCCACGCTTTCCTGGTCGGCGAAGCCTTCATGCGCGCCGAAGAACCGGGCGACGCCCTGGCCGCCCTGTTCGGCTGA
- a CDS encoding uracil-DNA glycosylase: MQSSLLPDDSGAPRLRAWEPDKWPLADGWSPVVERFFLSAEGQRLARFIRDRLAAGAVVYPPHPLRALELTPPANVHAVIVGQDPYHGPGQAEGLAFSVAPGVKLPPSLRNIFKELHREAPGSTPANGSLLGWAKRGVLLLNTSLTVEEGAAGSHAKQGWEVLTDALLAEVAAKASPCVYMLWGAHAQAKAPLIEQAARLHGREALVLQANHPSPLSASRPPAPFIGCGHFSIARDWLTARGFPGIF; this comes from the coding sequence ATGCAGTCGAGCCTGCTGCCGGATGACTCCGGCGCGCCGCGCTTGCGGGCCTGGGAGCCGGACAAGTGGCCCCTGGCCGACGGTTGGTCGCCGGTGGTCGAGCGGTTTTTCCTCAGTGCGGAAGGGCAGCGCCTCGCGCGGTTCATCCGTGACCGGCTCGCGGCCGGGGCCGTGGTGTACCCGCCCCACCCCTTGAGGGCACTGGAGCTCACGCCGCCCGCGAACGTCCACGCCGTCATCGTCGGGCAGGACCCGTATCACGGGCCGGGGCAGGCGGAAGGGCTGGCGTTCTCGGTGGCGCCGGGCGTGAAACTCCCTCCGTCCCTGCGCAACATCTTCAAGGAATTGCACCGCGAAGCGCCGGGCTCCACGCCGGCGAACGGGTCCCTGCTCGGGTGGGCAAAGCGCGGCGTGCTGCTGCTCAACACCAGCCTGACCGTCGAGGAGGGCGCGGCGGGCAGCCATGCGAAGCAGGGCTGGGAAGTCCTGACGGACGCCTTGCTCGCCGAGGTCGCGGCGAAGGCATCGCCTTGCGTGTACATGCTGTGGGGCGCCCACGCGCAGGCCAAGGCACCGCTGATCGAGCAGGCCGCGCGGCTGCACGGGCGTGAGGCGCTCGTGCTCCAGGCGAACCATCCGTCGCCCCTGTCGGCGAGCCGGCCGCCCGCGCCTTTCATCGGCTGCGGCCATTTCTCGATCGCGCGCGACTGGCTGACGGCGCGGGGCTTTCCGGGGATCTTCTAG